A single window of Modestobacter italicus DNA harbors:
- the murJ gene encoding murein biosynthesis integral membrane protein MurJ, which produces MSEPRTDVPAGERPRPAAPLPPPPYKDLTPPPGPARPRPLPPVPPPAVRQARPAPPAADAPRRRTELPPVPPPTRVRRFVPGPDDTQLIPAFPPVRHVPDEDEEQVELREGAPGASGGILRAAGTMAVASLVSRLTGFLRTVVLTAALGFAAIGNAYTVANTLPNIVYELLLGGVLTSVVVPLLVNAQEKDADGGVRYTQRLMTLALAGLTALTVLAVLAAPALTWLMGIRESAENPGQVDLANWLARILLVEIVFYGVGALATAVLNARQVFGPPAWAPVLNNVVVIATGVVFLLAAGPGELTPLTITSGQVWLLGLGTTLGIAVQALVLLPLLGRHGVPLRPRWGLRGTGLGEAGTLGLWVIGYVLVSQVGVVVASVVANAAADAGGLGPLAFSNASLLFQMPYGIIGVALLTALLPRMSRAAARGDMDGVVADLSLGTRLSATGLLPVTALLVVLGPAVGTVAFGRGNADVADARGVGVALAVGAFGLLPMAVTLLQLRVFYAMKDARTPTLIQVAMVAVRVPLLLLVPVLVGPEHVVAGLMIATSTTYVAGWVIGSVVLQRKLGVRVTREAGQVVARMALVSAVAAVLGWAAVSLAGRSLGESVPGSLATVVLGTVVIGSAVVAGAVLVGVPELRDAVAGVRARLGRSR; this is translated from the coding sequence GTGAGCGAGCCGAGGACCGACGTGCCCGCGGGGGAGCGGCCGCGGCCGGCGGCCCCGCTGCCCCCGCCGCCGTACAAGGACCTCACCCCGCCGCCGGGGCCGGCCCGGCCCCGGCCGCTGCCCCCCGTCCCGCCCCCGGCGGTCCGCCAGGCGCGGCCGGCACCCCCCGCCGCCGACGCACCCCGCCGGCGCACCGAGCTGCCCCCGGTGCCGCCGCCGACCCGGGTGCGCCGGTTCGTGCCCGGGCCCGACGACACCCAGCTCATCCCCGCCTTCCCCCCGGTGCGCCACGTCCCGGACGAGGACGAGGAGCAGGTCGAGCTCCGCGAGGGCGCCCCCGGCGCGAGCGGCGGCATCCTCCGGGCGGCCGGCACGATGGCGGTGGCCAGCCTGGTCTCCCGGCTCACCGGGTTCCTGCGCACCGTCGTGCTGACCGCCGCGCTGGGCTTCGCCGCCATCGGCAACGCGTACACGGTCGCCAACACGCTGCCCAACATCGTCTACGAGCTCCTGCTCGGCGGCGTGCTCACCTCGGTCGTCGTCCCGCTGCTGGTCAACGCCCAGGAGAAGGACGCCGACGGAGGGGTCCGGTACACGCAGCGGCTGATGACCCTGGCGCTGGCCGGCCTCACCGCGCTCACCGTGCTGGCGGTGCTCGCCGCGCCCGCGCTGACCTGGCTGATGGGCATCCGGGAGAGCGCGGAGAACCCCGGCCAGGTCGACCTGGCGAACTGGCTGGCCCGGATCCTGCTGGTGGAGATCGTGTTCTACGGCGTGGGGGCGCTGGCCACCGCGGTGCTGAACGCGCGGCAGGTCTTCGGGCCGCCGGCCTGGGCCCCGGTGCTGAACAACGTGGTGGTGATCGCCACCGGCGTCGTCTTCCTGCTCGCCGCGGGCCCGGGGGAGCTCACCCCGCTGACCATCACCAGCGGCCAGGTCTGGCTGCTCGGGCTGGGCACCACCCTCGGCATCGCGGTGCAGGCGCTGGTCCTGCTGCCGCTGCTGGGGCGGCACGGCGTGCCGCTGCGGCCGAGGTGGGGGCTGCGCGGGACCGGCCTGGGCGAGGCCGGGACGCTCGGGCTCTGGGTCATCGGCTACGTGCTGGTCAGCCAGGTGGGCGTGGTGGTCGCCAGCGTGGTGGCCAACGCGGCCGCCGACGCGGGGGGGCTGGGGCCGCTGGCGTTCAGCAACGCGAGCCTGCTGTTCCAGATGCCCTACGGGATCATCGGCGTCGCGCTGCTCACCGCGCTGCTGCCCCGGATGAGCCGGGCCGCCGCCCGCGGGGACATGGACGGCGTGGTCGCCGACCTCTCGCTGGGCACCCGGCTGTCGGCCACCGGCCTGCTGCCGGTGACCGCGCTGCTGGTGGTCCTCGGCCCCGCCGTGGGCACCGTGGCCTTCGGCCGGGGGAACGCCGACGTGGCCGACGCCCGCGGTGTGGGCGTCGCGCTCGCCGTCGGGGCGTTCGGGCTGCTCCCGATGGCGGTCACCCTGCTGCAGCTGCGGGTCTTCTACGCCATGAAGGACGCCCGCACCCCCACCCTCATCCAGGTGGCCATGGTCGCCGTCCGGGTGCCGCTGCTGCTGCTGGTGCCGGTGCTCGTCGGCCCGGAGCACGTGGTGGCCGGGCTGATGATCGCCACGAGCACCACCTACGTCGCGGGGTGGGTGATCGGCAGCGTCGTGCTGCAGCGCAAGCTGGGCGTGCGGGTCACCCGCGAGGCCGGCCAGGTGGTGGCCCGGATGGCGCTGGTCTCGGCGGTCGCCGCGGTGCTGGGCTGGGCGGCGGTGTCGCTGGCCGGCCGGTCGCTCGGCGAGTCGGTACCGGGGTCGCTCGCGACCGTGGTCCTCGGTACCGTGGTCATCGGCAGCGCGGTGGTCGCGGGTGCCGTGCTGGTCGGCGTCCCGGAGCTCCGGGACGCGGTGGCCGGCGTCCGGGCACGGCTCGGGCGCTCACGGTGA
- a CDS encoding protein kinase family protein: MTSTTTGLPDRYRPLDQVAPDEETATGVIRSWRARDRVLNRDVALRVHTPGGPAAREWITRALTAGGLATPALAMVYDAAEGTGGTEPGGAAYVVNEWIEGTRLSDRLASDGPLPEREARSLVRRLAEGVAEAHRVGLAVGGLTPEHVVLRPGGLVGLLSVPAASGTEKGDIAALGALLELCLTGSRPQDAGRAGIASPDLAALVRRARSDDPATGLSSAATMVALLAAPPRPGTGPQEAVRPDGYTDSGWMRRLRERREDTPDDDGPVRLDRGSLPPVPGAAPGRPLPPRPAAPAAEEDDLDWGETFDTDDDAPADDRRSSSSARRRLAVVGLPLLALALVIAFALWFGNNVLSVAGSVDQEGSTPSASAGTSAGSASAPAPSSAAAPVAGAPVPVSAAAIYNPFGDGDPENDDDVASSVDGDPGTVWSTVTYRGSAAFGNLKPGVGVVYDLGSEQALAGVTITTTLPGSTVEVRTGSAPTGALEAFPVAATATLTGTDDIALSAPVTARYVLVWVTGLTQVADGFQADLAEVAVTAAG, encoded by the coding sequence GTGACGTCGACGACAACGGGCCTGCCCGACCGCTACCGCCCGCTCGACCAGGTCGCCCCCGACGAGGAGACCGCCACCGGGGTCATCCGCTCCTGGCGCGCCCGCGACCGGGTGCTCAACCGCGACGTGGCGCTGCGGGTGCACACCCCCGGCGGCCCGGCCGCCCGCGAGTGGATCACCCGCGCGCTCACCGCCGGGGGGCTGGCCACCCCGGCCCTGGCGATGGTCTACGACGCCGCGGAGGGCACCGGGGGCACCGAGCCCGGCGGCGCGGCCTACGTGGTCAACGAGTGGATCGAGGGCACCCGGCTCTCCGACCGGCTGGCGTCCGACGGCCCGCTGCCCGAGCGCGAGGCCCGGTCGCTGGTGCGCCGGCTCGCCGAGGGCGTCGCCGAGGCGCACCGGGTGGGCCTGGCGGTCGGCGGGCTGACCCCCGAGCACGTGGTGCTCCGGCCCGGCGGGCTGGTCGGCCTGCTGTCGGTGCCCGCGGCCAGCGGCACCGAGAAGGGCGACATCGCCGCCCTCGGCGCGCTGCTGGAGCTCTGCCTCACCGGCTCCCGCCCGCAGGACGCCGGCCGGGCCGGCATCGCCTCGCCCGACCTGGCCGCCCTGGTCCGCCGGGCGCGCTCCGACGACCCGGCCACCGGGCTGTCCAGCGCGGCCACCATGGTCGCGCTGCTCGCCGCGCCCCCGCGGCCCGGCACCGGCCCGCAGGAGGCCGTCCGGCCCGACGGGTACACCGACAGCGGCTGGATGCGCCGGCTCCGCGAGCGCCGGGAGGACACCCCCGACGACGACGGACCGGTGCGCCTGGACCGGGGCTCCCTGCCCCCGGTGCCCGGCGCGGCGCCCGGCCGGCCGTTGCCGCCCCGCCCCGCCGCCCCCGCCGCCGAGGAGGACGACCTCGACTGGGGCGAGACCTTCGACACCGACGACGACGCCCCCGCCGACGACCGCCGCAGCTCGAGCAGCGCGCGCCGCCGGCTGGCCGTCGTCGGGCTGCCGCTGCTCGCGCTCGCCCTGGTGATCGCCTTCGCGCTGTGGTTCGGCAACAACGTGCTCTCCGTGGCCGGCAGCGTCGACCAGGAGGGCTCCACCCCGAGCGCCTCCGCCGGCACCTCCGCCGGCTCGGCGTCGGCCCCCGCACCGAGCAGCGCGGCCGCGCCGGTGGCCGGCGCCCCCGTCCCGGTCAGCGCCGCGGCGATCTACAACCCCTTCGGCGACGGCGACCCGGAGAACGACGACGACGTCGCGAGCAGCGTCGACGGCGACCCCGGCACCGTGTGGTCGACCGTGACCTACCGCGGCTCGGCGGCCTTCGGCAACCTCAAGCCCGGCGTCGGCGTCGTCTACGACCTGGGCAGCGAGCAGGCCCTGGCCGGCGTCACGATCACCACCACCCTCCCCGGCTCCACGGTCGAAGTGCGCACCGGCAGCGCCCCCACCGGCGCCCTCGAGGCGTTCCCGGTCGCGGCGACCGCCACGCTCACCGGCACCGACGACATCGCCCTCAGCGCCCCGGTGACGGCCCGCTACGTGCTGGTGTGGGTCACCGGCCTGACCCAGGTCGCGGACGGCTTCCAGGCCGACCTGGCCGAGGTCGCCGTCACCGCCGCGGGCTGA
- the trxB gene encoding thioredoxin-disulfide reductase — protein MPPVTSNDTSPGLTVPTSAAPAIPPAEHDGVRDLIIIGSGPAGYTAAVYAARANLHPLVFEGSQFGGALMTTTEVENFPGFPEGIQGPQLMDDMRTQAERFGAELVARDVSEVDLTATPKVVKVGDEVHLAHAVIVATGSKYRYLGLDNEQRLLGRGVSACATCDGFFFRDQDIVVVGGGDSAMEEATFLTRFAKSVTLVHRRPELRASKIMQQRAQDNEKIRWALGKQVTDVHGDTTVEAVELTDVATGATESLPVSGLFVAIGHDPRTELFVGQLKLDDEGYVVVDHPTTRTNIDGVFACGDVVDHIYRQAITSAGTGAAAAIDAERWLAETFDER, from the coding sequence GTGCCGCCCGTGACGAGCAATGACACCTCCCCCGGCCTGACGGTCCCGACCAGCGCCGCGCCGGCCATCCCGCCGGCCGAGCACGACGGGGTCCGTGACCTGATCATCATCGGGTCCGGTCCGGCGGGGTACACCGCGGCGGTCTACGCCGCCCGGGCGAACCTGCACCCGCTGGTGTTCGAGGGCTCCCAGTTCGGTGGCGCGCTGATGACCACCACCGAGGTCGAGAACTTCCCCGGCTTCCCCGAGGGCATCCAGGGCCCGCAGCTGATGGACGACATGCGCACCCAGGCCGAGCGTTTCGGCGCCGAGCTGGTGGCCCGCGACGTCTCCGAGGTCGACCTCACCGCGACCCCCAAGGTGGTCAAGGTCGGCGACGAGGTGCACCTGGCGCACGCGGTGATCGTGGCCACCGGCTCGAAGTACCGGTACCTGGGGCTGGACAACGAGCAGCGGCTGCTGGGCCGCGGGGTGTCGGCCTGTGCCACCTGCGACGGGTTCTTCTTCCGCGACCAGGACATCGTGGTGGTCGGCGGCGGGGACTCCGCGATGGAGGAGGCCACCTTCCTCACCCGGTTCGCCAAGTCGGTGACCCTGGTGCACCGCCGCCCGGAGCTGCGCGCCTCGAAGATCATGCAGCAGCGCGCCCAGGACAACGAGAAGATCCGCTGGGCGCTGGGCAAGCAGGTCACCGACGTGCACGGCGACACCACCGTGGAGGCCGTCGAGCTGACCGACGTCGCCACCGGCGCCACCGAGTCCCTGCCGGTGTCGGGGTTGTTCGTCGCGATCGGCCACGACCCGCGCACCGAGCTGTTCGTCGGCCAGCTGAAGCTGGACGACGAGGGCTACGTCGTGGTGGACCACCCCACGACCCGGACCAACATCGACGGCGTGTTCGCCTGCGGTGACGTCGTGGACCACATCTACCGGCAGGCGATCACCTCGGCGGGCACCGGTGCCGCCGCCGCGATCGACGCCGAGCGCTGGCTCGCCGAGACCTTCGACGAGCGCTGA
- the trxA gene encoding thioredoxin: MAGKNTVTVTDASFASDVLGSDKPVLVDFWAEWCGPCKMVAPVLEEIAAEHADKLTIAKLNIDENPQIARDYQVMSIPTMTVFQGGKPVKSIIGAKPKGAILSDLSDYL, translated from the coding sequence ATGGCCGGCAAGAACACCGTGACCGTCACCGACGCCAGCTTCGCCAGCGACGTCCTGGGCAGCGACAAGCCCGTCCTCGTCGACTTCTGGGCCGAGTGGTGCGGGCCGTGCAAGATGGTCGCCCCGGTGCTCGAGGAGATCGCGGCCGAGCACGCCGACAAGCTCACGATCGCCAAGCTGAACATCGACGAGAACCCGCAGATCGCCCGGGACTACCAGGTGATGTCGATCCCGACGATGACCGTCTTCCAGGGCGGCAAGCCGGTCAAGAGCATCATCGGTGCCAAGCCCAAGGGCGCCATCCTGTCGGACCTCTCCGACTACCTGTGA